The genomic stretch TCTGCCAAGCGTTTCATAAGCTGTCGGGCAATGGTGTAGCGTTGAAAAAGCGAGAGCGTTACCGCCATCTTCTCCCCTCCTCACCCTGGTTTTACAACCTGCCATACCTCCGCAGTCCCTTTTGCTGTTGTAAATTATTTCCATTGACAAAATTCACTGTAATAGAAGATCATTCGTTACAAGAATTTCTTATCCTTAGTATAATAACGTTTTTCGTTATTTTCAAGCATTTTTCATCACCATCTCTCAATATTCGTTACAATCCTGTTGCCGTGTGTACCTCTCCAGTAAAATATTGAAGAGGTGACTTGCTGTGGATTCCATTGGCAATCGGATCAAACATCTGCGCAAACAACGCGGCCTTACACAGCCACAACTTGCGAAACTGCTCAACGTATCGCCTCAAGTGATCTCCAATTGGGAGCGCGGCTATACGCCAACCATCGCCCCTGAGTCCATCGATAAACTGGCCAGCATCCTGGAAACGACAAGCGACTTTCTGTTGGGTCGCAGTACCGCTAGCATCTCTTCTTCCCTCGAAGCATTGGAGAAAAGCTGGCCCGAAGGCATCAAGGTATTGCGCCGCGCCAACGAGAAGCTTACGCCAGAAAAAAAACGGGTGATCCTGGAATTGATCGACACCTATGTCCGCACGGAGGGGAATCACGATTGAAAAATTACCTTCACTCCCTAGAGAAGCACTGATTCACCGGCTGCGCCATCTTCGAAAACTCCGCCGCAAGGGCAGTCACCCTTGCCAGCCACCCGGTGCTTACCTGCTTGTTCGGCAAGCAAAGCCGTCGTTTTTTTTCGATAGTATACAAAGCTACGCCGAAAGAAAGGCTCAGCTTCCCCAAGCCGTCGCTCCCCCACTGATCCCGCTTCGGCCTCGTTGCAACCGCTCCCGAATGATCGCCCGCCACTTTCGAGGTTCTTCGGCCCTCCCACTGGGCTTTGACCCCACCTGCCATGCCTTGTCTCAACAAGCACGGCTTTTCTGGGACAAGCGCGTCGACGATGGCATCACCTTCTACCACTCCCATAGTGGCAGCTACACGGTCATTCTCAACCCGTCACTGCCCCGTGGCCGTTTGCACTGGACCATGGCACACGAACTCGGCCACATCCTGCTCGGCCATTTCACCGACTATAACACGAATCGGCTGACGGCCCATGAAGAAAAAATCCTTGACCGAGAAGCCGATGAATTTACGAAAGAATTCCTAATGCCTGCAGCCACCGTTATCGGCGCAGTGAGAAGACCGCTCACAGTAGCCAAGATCGGACGCGTGAAGAACCTGTTTCAG from Heliomicrobium modesticaldum Ice1 encodes the following:
- a CDS encoding helix-turn-helix domain-containing protein, whose amino-acid sequence is MDSIGNRIKHLRKQRGLTQPQLAKLLNVSPQVISNWERGYTPTIAPESIDKLASILETTSDFLLGRSTASISSSLEALEKSWPEGIKVLRRANEKLTPEKKRVILELIDTYVRTEGNHD
- a CDS encoding ImmA/IrrE family metallo-endopeptidase, yielding MIARHFRGSSALPLGFDPTCHALSQQARLFWDKRVDDGITFYHSHSGSYTVILNPSLPRGRLHWTMAHELGHILLGHFTDYNTNRLTAHEEKILDREADEFTKEFLMPAATVIGAVRRPLTVAKIGRVKNLFQVSWEATGNRLIELALIHPLELHRLYHHHQKQLHRE